Proteins from a single region of Bos indicus x Bos taurus breed Angus x Brahman F1 hybrid chromosome 29, Bos_hybrid_MaternalHap_v2.0, whole genome shotgun sequence:
- the UNC93B1 gene encoding protein unc-93 homolog B1, giving the protein MEAEPPLYPVAGAAGPQGDEDRLGVPDGPEAPLDELVGAYPNYNEEEEERRYYRRKRLGVLKNVLAASAGGMLTYGVYLGLLQMQLILHYDETYREVKYGNMGLPDIDSKMLMGINVTPIAALLYTPVLIRFFGTKWMMFLAVGIYALFVSTNYWERYYTLVPSAVALGMAIVPLWASMGNYITRMAQKYYEYSHYKEQDEQGPQQRPPRGSHAPYLLVFQAIFYSFFHLSFACAQLPMIYFLNHYLYDLNHTLFNVQNCGTNSQGILLGFNKTVLRTLPRSRNLIVVESVLMAVAFLAMLLVLGLCGAAYRPTEEIDLRSVGWGNIFQLPFKHVRDFRLRHLVPFFIYSGFEVLFACTGLALGYGVCSVGLERLAYLLVAYSLGASASSALGLLGLWLPRPVPLVAGAGLHLLLTLSLFFWAPKPRTLQHIWILYTVAVLWGVGSALNKTGISTLLGILYEDKERQDFIFTIYHWWQAVAIFTVYLGSSLPMKAKLTVLLVTLVASAASYLWMEQKLRRGVVPRQPRIPRPQHKVRGYRYLEEDNSDESEAEGERGGCGGGGRGDCAEEEVPPAWPRPGPEPAILYRRPCPYEQAQGGDGPEEQ; this is encoded by the exons ATGGAGGCGGAGCCGCCCCTCTACCCGGTGGCGGGGGCCGCGGGGCCGCAGGGCGATGAGGACCGGCTCGGGGTTCCCGACGGGCCCGAGGCCCCG CTGGACGAGCTGGTGGGCGCGTACCCCAACTAcaacgaggaggaggaggagcgccGCTACTACCGCCGCAAGCGGCTCGGCGTACTCAAGAACGTGCTGGCGGCCAGCGCGGGCGGCATGCTCACCTACGGCGTCTACCTGG GCCTCCTGCAGATGCAGCTGATCCTGCACTATGATGAGACCTACCGTGAGGTGAAGTACGGCAACATGGGGCTGCCCGACATCGACAGCAAGATGCTGATGGGTATCAACGTGACGCCCATCGCCGCCCTGCTCTACACGCCCGTGCTCATCAG GTTCTTTGGCACCAAGTGGATGATGTTCCTGGCTGTGGGCATCTACGCCCTCTTCGTCTCCACCAACTACTGGGAGCGCTACTACACGCTTGTGCCCTCAGCTGTGGCCCTGGGCATGGCCATTGTGCCTCTTTGGGCCTCCATGGGCAACTACATCACCAG GATGGCCCAGAAATACTATGAGTACTCCCACTACAAGGAGCAGGATGAGCAGGGCCCCCAGCAGCGCCCACCACGGGGCTCCCATGCACCCTACCTCCTGGTCTTCCAAGCCATCTTCTACAGCTTCTTCCAC CTGAGCTTCGCCTGCGCCCAGCTGCCCATGATCTACTTCCTGAACCACTACCTTTATGACCTGAACCACACGCTGTTCAACGTGCAGAACTGTG GCACTAACAGCCAGGGCATCCTCCTCGGCTTCAACAAGACGGTTCTGCGAACGCTACCGCGGAGCCGAAACCTCATTGTGGTGGAGAGCGTGCTCATGGCGGTGGCCTTCCTGGCCATGCTGCTG GTGCTGGGCCTGTGCGGAGCCGCATACCGGCCCACGGAGGAGATCGACCTGCGCAGCGTGGGCTGGGGCAACATCTTCCAGCTGCCCTTCAAGCACGTGCGCGACTTCCGCCTGCGCCACCTCGTGCCCTTTTTCATCTACAGCGGCTTCGAGGTGCTCTTTGCCTGCACTGGTCTCGCGCTG GGCTACGGCGTGTGCTCGGTGGGGCTGGAACGCCTGGCATACCTCCTCGTGGCTTATAGCCTGGGCGCCTCGGCCTCCTCGGCCCTGGGCCTGCTGGGGCTGTGGCTGCCACGCCCGGTGCCCCTGGTGGCGGGGGCTGGACTGCACCTGCTGCTCACTCTCAGCCTCTTCTTCTGGGCTCCCAAGCCCCGGACCCTGCAGCACATCTGGATCCTCTACACAGTAGCCGTGCTCTGGGGTGTGGGCAGTGCCCTCAACAAGACTGGGATCAGCA CACTCCTGGGAATCCTGTATGAGGACAAGGAGAGGCAAGACTTCATCTTCACCATCTATCACTGGTGGCAGGCTGTGGCCATCTTCACCGTCTACTTGGGCTCAAGCTTGCCCATGAAG GCTAAGCTGACGGTACTGCTGGTGACGCTGGTGGCGTCCGCAGCCTCGTACCTGTGGATGGAGCAGAAGCTGCGGCGAGGCGTGGTCCCACGCCAGCCCCGCATCCCGCGGCCCCAACACAAAGTGCGCGGCTACCGCTACCTGGAGGAGGACAACTCCGACGAGAGCGAAGCGGAGGGCGAGCGCGGCGGCTGCGGAGGTGGCGGCCGGGGGGACTGCGCGGAGGAGGAGGTGCCGCCCGCGTGGCCACGACCCGGCCCGGAACCAGCCATTCTCTATCGCCGGCCCTGTCCCTACGAACAGGCTCAGGGAGGCGATGGGCCGGAGGAGCAGTGA